One stretch of Elephas maximus indicus isolate mEleMax1 chromosome 22, mEleMax1 primary haplotype, whole genome shotgun sequence DNA includes these proteins:
- the MFHAS1 gene encoding malignant fibrous histiocytoma-amplified sequence 1, translating into MAGKDSGNLKTVRLWRDAALRARKLRSNLRQLTLSAAGGCPGAGADPLESPEAPQLVLPANIGDIEVLNLGNNGLEEVPHGLGSALGSLRVLVLRRNRFARLPPAVAELGHHLTELDVSHNRLTALGAEVVSALRELRKLNLSHNQLPSLPAQLGALAHLEELDVSFNRLAHLPDSLSCLHRLRTLDVDHNQLTAFPQQLLQLVALEELDVSSNRLRGLPEDISALSALKILWLSGAELGTLPSSFCELASLESLMLDNNGLQALPAQFSRLQKLKMLNLSSNLFEEFPAALLPLAGLEELYLSRNQLTSVPSLISGLSRLLTLWLDNNRIRYLPDSIVELTGLEELVLQGNQIAVLPDNFGQLSRVGLWKIKDNPLIQPPYEVCMKGIPYIAAYQKELAHSQPAVQPRLKLLLMGHKAAGKTLLRHCLTEERAEGNQGGGDREKSYPPSPPPVSKGIEVTSWTADASRGLRFVVYDLAGDESYEVIQPFFLSPGALYVLVVNLASYEPRRFPTTVGSFLHRLGARVPHAVVCIVGTHADLCGEWELEEKCLDIHRQIALQEKHDAEGLSRLAQVVDEALAQDFELRSASPHAAYYGVSDKNLRRRKAHFQYLLNHRLQILSPVLPVSCRDPRQLQRLRDKLLSVAEHREIFPNLHRVLPRSWQVLEELHFQPPQAQRLWLSWWDSARLGLQAGLTEDRLQSALSYLHESGKLLYFEDSPALKEHVFHNLTRLIDILNVFFQRDASLLLHKLLLGTSGDGEADGESSSLTGLPAPSQDLLRATQLHHYVEGFLLHGLLPAHVIRLLLKPHVQAQEDLQLLLELLEKMGLCYCLNKPKGKPLNGSTAWYKFPCYVQNEVPHAEAWINGTNLAGQSFVAEQLQIEYSFPFTFPPGLFARYSVQINSHVVHRSDGKFQIFAYRGKVPVVVSYRPARGVLQPDTLSIASHASLPNIWTAWQAITPLVEELNVLLQEWPGLHYTVHILCSKCLKRGSPNPHAFPGELLSQPRPEGVAEIICPKNGSERVNVALVYPPTPTVISPCSKKNVGEKHRNQ; encoded by the coding sequence ATGGCTGGGAAGGACAGTGGGAACCTGAAGACGGTGAGGCTGTGGCGCGACGCCGCCCTGCGCGCCAGGAAGCTGCGGAGCAACCTGCGCCAGCTCACCCTCAGCGCGGCCGGGGGCTGCCCGGGGGCCGGCGCCGACCCGCTGGAGTCCCCCGAAGCCCCCCAGCTCGTGCTGCCGGCCAACATCGGGGACATTGAGGTGCTGAACCTGGGGAACAACGGCCTGGAGGAGGTGCCACATGGGTTGGGGTCGGCGCTGGGCAGCCTGCGCGTACTAGTCCTGCGCAGAAACCGCTTCGCCCGGCTGCCCCCGGCGGTGGCCGAGTTGGGCCACCACCTCACGGAACTGGACGTGAGCCACAATCGGCTGACCGCCCTGGGCGCGGAGGTGGTGAGTGCCCTGCGGGAGCTGAGGAAGCTCAACCTCAGCCACAACCAGCTGCCCTCTCTGCCCGCCCAGCTGGGCGCCCTCGCCCACCTGGAGGAGCTGGATGTCAGCTTCAACCGGCTGGCGCACCTACCCGACTCCCTGTCCTGCCTCCACCGTCTGCGCACCCTGGACGTGGACCACAACCAGCTCACTGCCTTTCCTCAGCAGCTGCTGCAGCTGGTGGCCCTGGAGGAGCTGGACGTGTCCAGCAACCGGCTGCGGGGCCTACCTGAGGATATCAGTGCCCTGAGTGCCCTCAAGATCCTCTGGCTGAGTGGGGCTGAGCTTGGCACCCTGCCCAGCAGCTTCTGTGAGCTGGCCAGCCTGGAGAGCCTCATGCTAGACAACAACGGGCTGCAGGCCCTACCCGCCCAGTTCAGCCGCCTGCAAAAGCTGAAAATGCTCAATCTCTCTTCCAACCTCTTTGAGGAGTTCCCTGCTGCACTGCTGCCCCTGGCTGGTCTGGAGGAACTCTACTTGAGTCGAAACCAGCTCACCTCAGTGCCATCCCTTATCTCCGGCCTGAGCCGCCTTCTCACCCTGTGGCTGGATAATAACCGGATCCGCTACCTGCCCGACTCCATTGTGGAGCTAACGGGCCTGGAGGAGCTAGTGCTGCAAGGGAACCAGATCGCTGTGCTGCCGGACAACTTTGGCCAGCTCTCCCGGGTGGGCCTGTGGAAGATCAAGGACAACCCGCTGATCCAGCCCCCCTACGAGGTCTGTATGAAGGGCATCCCGTACATCGCAGCCTACCAGAAGGAGCTGGCTCATTCCCAGCCGGCGGTGCAGCCCCGCCTCAAGCTGCTCCTCATGGGCCATAAGGCGGCAGGAAAGACCTTGCTCCGTCACTGCCTCACcgaagagagagcggagggaaaccaaggaggaggggacagggagaAGAGCTACCCACCTTCACCTCCGCCCGTGAGCAAGGGCATCGAGGTGACTAGCTGGACAGCCGATGCTTCCCGGGGCCTGCGGTTCGTTGTTTATGACTTAGCTGGTGATGAGAGTTACGAGGTGATCCAGCCCTTCTTCCTCTCCCCAGGGGCGCTTTACGTGCTAGTAGTCAACTTGGCCTCCTACGAGCCACGCCGCTTTCCCACCACAGTGGGCTCCTTCTTGCATCGGTTGGGGGCCCGGGTGCCGCATGCCGTGGTGTGTATTGTGGGCACGCACGCAGACCTGTGTGGGGAGTGGGAGCTGGAGGAGAAGTGCCTGGACATTCACCGCCAGATTGCCCTGCAGGAGAAGCATGATGCAGAGGGGCTCAGCCGCCTGGCCCAGGTGGTGGACGAGGCACTGGCCCAGGACTTCGAGCTGCGCTCCGCCAGCCCCCATGCAGCCTACTATGGCGTTTCGGACAAGAACCTTCGGCGACGCAAGGCCCATTTTCAGTACTTGCTCAACCACCGGCTGCAGATTCTCTCCCCCGTGTTGCCTGTTAGTTGCAGGGACCCTCGCCAATTGCAACGCCTGCGGGACAAGCTGCTCTCGGTCGCTGAGCACCGGGAAATCTTCCCCAACTTACACAGAGTACTGCCTCGATCCTGGCAGGTGCTGGAGGAACTGCACTTCCAGCCACCTCAGGCACAACGACTTTGGCTGAGCTGGTGGGACTCAGCGCGCCTGGGCCTGCAGGCGGGTCTGACCGAGGACCGGCTGCAGAGTGCCCTTTCCTACCTGCACGAGAGCGGCAAGCTGCTCTACTTTGAGGACAGCCCAGCCCTCAAGGAGCATGTCTTCCACAACCTCACCCGCCTCATTGACATCCTCAATGTCTTTTTCCAGAGGGATGCCTCCTTGTTGCTGCATAAGCTGCTCTTAGGGACCAGTGGAGATGGGGAGGCGGATGGAGAAAGCTCCTCCCTGACGGGGCTGCCTGCCCCAAGCCAGGACCTGCTCCGGGCCACGCAGCTCCATCATTACGTGGAGGGCTTTCTGCTGCATGGACTCTTGCCAGCCCATGTCATTAGGTTGCTGCTTAAGCCTCACGTCCAGGCCCAGGAGGACTTGCAGTTGCTGCTGGAGCTCCTAGAGAAGATGGGACTCTGTTACTGCCTCAATAAACCCAAGGGCAAGCCTTTGAATGGGTCCACAGCCTGGTACAAGTTCCCGTGCTACGTGCAGAACGAGGTGCCCCATGCAGAGGCCTGGATTAACGGGACCAACCTGGCTGGGCAGTCTTTCGTGGCTGAGCAGTTGCAGATTGAGTATAGTTTTCCCTTTACCTTTCCACCTGGGTTGTTCGCACGCTACAGCGTCCAGATCAACAGCCACGTGGTGCACAGATCAGATGGTAAATTTCAGATCTTTGCATATAGAGGGAAAGTTCCTGTGGTCGTGAGTTACAGACCTGCCAGGGGGGTCTTGCAGCCAGACACACTGTCTATTGCCAGCCATGCGTCGTTACCAAATATATGGACGGCATGGCAAGCCATTACCCCCTTGGTGGAGGAACTGAATGTCCTGCTTCAGGAATGGCCTGGACTGCACTACACCGTGCACATCCTCTGTTCTAAGTGCCTTAAGAGAGGGTCGCCCAATCCACACGCTTTCCCAG